CTTGCCAACCATGTCTAGCCCCCACACCGCGAATGGGCATGTCAATGGGATCGTCTTCAGTGTTGAGGCCGGCATGTGTGCTTTGTTGGCAAAGTGTTGGCGGCCCTCGCAGCTTCAGACAATTTCCTCGGCGTCACGCATGGCGTGAGGCCAGAAGAAGTTATGACGGAAAGCCTTTGCTGCAATTGTTCTGGGGGCTGCGTGATGGTCGCAAGCCCCCGCATGTATTTCTTCGAGGAGCTTCTTGCCCTCCTCCTTTGggacacagcgctggaagacgCCCACTTGACTGCGCTTGTATAGCTCGCCGTTGATTATTGTGTAGGCCTTGGAACGAGAGACGATGTGTCGGGCCTCCTTTTTCTCCTGCGGGAGCTCACTCTTGGTCATATAGGCGTGCAGTGGTTGGATCGAGTCTTGGGTGTGGATCACCATTACGGCCTCCTCTGATGTGTCTGAGGATGGTGGGGTAACCTTCAGGGCTGCAATTTCTGAGGTGTCGGGGTCTGTCGTGGTTGTGTCGAGGCCTTGCATCTTGATGGATGGCTTATGCAGTATCTCTAGGAAGGTCTCGTCTGGCACGGGCTCTCTTGATGACCCAACGCGCGCGAGGTTACCCGCCGTGATGTTGTCGCTTCTTTTGACATGGTGTAGTTCTAGTCCATCAAACTTTCCTTCTAGTGCCCAAACGGCAGCGTAATATGCTGCCATCTTTGGGTCCTTAGTGTCGAATGTTTTCATGACCTGCTGGATCACGAGGTCGGAGTCGCCGCGGCAGATGAGACGTCGAATGCCCATGGAGGCCGCAATCCGAAGCCCGTGCAGAAGGGCTTCATATTCTGCTACGTTGTTGGAGTCCCAAAAATGGAGTTGGAGGACGTAGTTCATTTTGTTGCCTCTGGGAGAGACGAGGACCACTCTGGCCCCTAGTCCTTGTACGGTAATCGACCCATCGACGTACATAGTCTAGTACTCGAGGTCGATGTTCTTGGGGACCTGCTAGGCCTCTGTCCATTCCACCAGAAAGTCGGCGATGGCCAGATTTGATTTCCGTGCACGGCTTGTAGGAGAGCTCGAACGGCAGAAGTTCGATCGCCCATTTTGCCACGTGTCCCGTGGCGTCCTTGTTGTTGATGATATCGGAGAGTGGTGCATGGTTGACCACCGTTATTGGGTGGTCTTGAAAGTAGTCCCACAGCTTCCTTGCGGCTATGAAACTCCATATGTTGTCTTCTGGTCATGTGAATACCTTGTATTGCAAGGCGTTAGTACCTCGCTCACGTAGTACACTTGGTGTTGCACACGGTGCACTTTTCAGCCTCCTCTCATTCCACAGCAATGACAATGCTGACCACTTAGGTGGTTACTCTGATGTACAACAACATGGGCTCTGATTGGGCCGGGGAGATTACGAGTGGGTTTGATTGTAGTAGTGTGTTGAGGTCGATGAATGTCTGCTTGGCCTCGTCGCTCCATTAGAAATTGTCGCCCTTTTTGAGAAGGTGATATAGGGGCAAAGCCTTCTCACCTAACCGTGAGATGAATCTATTCAACGCCGCCACGCATCCTGCGAGCTTCTGTACGCCACATACTGTCTCCGGGGGCTCGAGTTCCACTATTGCTTGTATATTCTCCGGTTTTGCCTCTATCCCTCCCTGGGACACAATGAATCCCAGCAATTACCCAACAAGGGCCCCGAAGAAACATTTGTGGGGGTTTAACTTCATGCTGAAATTGCGGAGGTTGCTGCTGGAGGTCGGTGAGGAGGCTTGATCATTGCTTGGATTTTATTATGATGTTGTTGATCTAGACCTTCACATCTACTCCGATCTATTTGTTGAAACACTTCTGCACCGTCAGCTGGTACATAGCCCCCGCGTTTTTAGGCCGAAGGCATCGTGATGTAGCAGAAGGGTCCATATGGCGTGATGAAGGAGGCCATCTcctggtcggactccttcatttgtaTTTGGTGGTATCCGGAGTACGCATCCAGGAAACATAAGCGTTCGCACCCCGCCATGGAGTCGATTATCTAGTCGATCTTGGGTAGAGGGAACGGGTCTTTGGGTCATGCTTTATTGAGGCTGTtgtagtccacacacatgcgccaCGTGCTCTTCTTCTTTAGTGCCAtcactgggttggccagccactccgGGGGCGCGACCTCCCTTATGAATTTAGCCACGAGTAGGCGCACTATCTCTTGTCCTATTGCCATTCACTTTTCTGTGGCGAAGCGTCGTATGGCCTATTTTACTGGCCTCGCATCCTTGTGGACGTTCAGGCAGTGTTCGGCCTTCTACGCTGGCACTCCTGGCATGTCGGTGGGCTTCCATGCAAATATGTTCCAGCTGGCTCGAAGAAAAGCGAGGAGCTCTGCCTCCTGGCTCTCTGAGAGGTCTCCGCCGATAATCACTATTTTGTCAGGATCTTCTGGGTGAACCTGGAACTTTTTGGTCTGTCTGGGCGACTGGAAGACATGCCCAGGCCTCGGTTTCTGGGGGAGCTCGGCCTCTAATGGCCCTATCCGCTTTCTTCTCTTGGCGAGCTCGGCGGAGGCCAGGGCGGCCTCAGCGAGCTCCACGTTCGTCACTTCGGCCTTGCAGGCCTTCTCCGTGCTTCCCCATACGACGATCGTACCGTTCGGGCCAAGCATAATTAGCTGTAGATAGGCGTAGGACGGAACTGCCATGAATTTTACGTACATGGGTCTAGGGGTAGGTCAGATTAGTTTGGCCTCCCCCCTATATCTTGGGGAACACGCTCATTGCCTTCGCCTTCTTAGGGTTTCTCGATACACCTTGGGCCTGGTGGGCCCTGGTCAAGGTCGAGGCCGGGCTCCCTTAAGTCACGTACCCCGGGGTTAGGACCCCTCAGATGATATTAGCGATACTCAACCCCATAGTGTTAATTTTGTTAGACTCAATAAGTTGTCTAGAGAAATCTAGTGGAAAGGTGATCGAGATTATGTCAAAATCTGTTTTGCATCTTTACATGGCGCTTCAACTTCTTGCTCATGTCATGGCCTTGTCACTATATGTGCGTTTAGGTGCATAAATGTGATTTCGTCACCTCTCTTGGTGTTATGCTAAGGACTCCGCTGACCAATGAACGATCCACTAAAGTTTCAGCTCGGATTTCGACTATGAGTTTATTAACGTTCACAATGGTAACACTATAGAGAATATTATTTGACTTTCACTTGAAGAGTGTGTGTATGTGGTAATGAACAATTAATGACCTCAAGAGCTCGAAAGAGACAGCATATTGATACATAGTACTTGAGCGTAAGTCACAACAAACTCTATGCATACTTTCTTTTGCATAGTCCCGTCACTAGACAATGAAAGTTTTAGCAAGCAACGATTAAAAGAAGTGTTTGCGAGCCTTGATGACGAGATAGTCGTAGGTGTTAATGAGTTACTCTGTATAGGAGGAAGCACCCATGCCTCGGGCCAGCTGATCTCGCCAttgtcctcttcttcctccccttctTTATCCATGTTGCCTCTTCTTCCTACCCACCTCACCGCCCTCCTTCCCTTCTTCCTTCCTTCAACACCTCGATGACCCGCCTACTAGCAGTGGCCGAACCACTTGCTCCCACCAGCGGTGGTCAGCGTCGCTTCCTTCCACCTTATCGTCCCTCCCTGCCATCGCGTCAGCCTTTGACGGTCCACAAATGTCATGTCCTCCCCTCTAATCATCCTTCTCTGATGTCGGTGACCGACACCCGCATCCATCCCCATCACGTCCACGCCCTCAACATGCGTCGCCGCGGCTAGTCACCAATTTCGCCGCTGTTCTACCCCGGCCTTCTCATGGTTGATCGTCTCGTCAACGGCGGCTCAGTCCTAATGCTTTGccccacctccatcttcgcgctGTTAGTACACCCTCTCCTCGCCGCTGTCACTTCCTAACCGGGCCAGGCTTAGGTGCATGTGGGCGTGCGCATTTGCTCACTATTCCGCGCATTACACTAGGAAAAAGGATTTGCCGTAAAGAAGGCCCACCATGATTTTTCTTCGTTATATCATCCTTctctgttttttttatttttgattGATGAGGGGTATCATCCTTCTTCTCTCGTGAGTATACCTGGCCATAcctcgggccgggccgggcttcgGGCCGGGCCTAGCCAAGCCCGACGCAAAAAACCCAGGCCTGAGCCCGGCCCGGCCGTCGGGCCTGTTTTTTGGGCCCGAGCCCAGCCCGAACACGTAAAAGCCCGTCCGGCTTCGGGCCGTCCCGGCCCGTCCTTCAGAAAAACGCGAAAACGATGGGCCCGGGCTCGGCCCGGCCCGGTCTTCGGGCTCAAAATctaggcccgagcccggcccgggaGCGGTGTCGGGCTGGGCCGGGTCAGGCTTTTTCGGGCCGGGCCGTTCGGGCCGGGCTGCCCATGGCCAGGACTACTGGTGAGACAGGCTCGGATTTGTTATGAATTCATAGGCGGCCCAGTACGTATCCGCGCCGTTTCCGTGGTCCTCAATCAACGTCTCCTTGTAGGCTTTCGTGCCGGTTCCGTGGCCCTCAATCTACCAAACCAAACGTGCGCATATAAGGGCCCGGTCGCACCACACTACTGGCTGCGCCCGCTCTGTCCCGCCGTCTCCGTCTCCGGCCACCGAAGCCCTTCCTTCTCGCCGGAAAAAAGAGCGCGAGAGAGAGCGACAGTTCGTGCCAAGGATCCATGGTGACTGCGGGCCTGCTGCGGAGGGAGAGGGAGCAGTTCGGCTCTTCCCCCTTCACTGGACAGACGATGATCGAAAGCAAGATCCAGGCCCTGGAAGACGACATTGGCGCCACCAAGGTACACATGGCTTGTTAACAATGTCAAAACTCGATGGCGCGTGAACGTAATTGGAGCAAAATTGCCAATTCGATGGAGTTATTACTCATGTGGTATTACATACAGTTGCAGTTGATTAATTCGTGTGTATCAGGAATCTGCTGCTAATTAACAAATGCCAAAACGCACCGTATATAACATGTGCAGGTTAGCAACAGGAGATCGTGCCGGTGGCTCAACGACCGCCTGCTGCTGGAGCTGGTCCCCCGTCTTGGCGCCGACGAGATCAAAGgcctct
This genomic window from Aegilops tauschii subsp. strangulata cultivar AL8/78 chromosome 4, Aet v6.0, whole genome shotgun sequence contains:
- the LOC109779752 gene encoding uncharacterized protein, which produces MGIRRLICRGDSDLVIQQVMKTFDTKDPKMAAYYAAVWALEGKFDGLELHHVKRSDNITAGNLARVGSSREPVPDETFLEILHKPSIKMQGLDTTTTDPDTSEIAALKVTPPSSDTSEEAVMVIHTQDSIQPLHAYMTKSELPQEKKEARHIVSRSKAYTIINGELYKRSQVGVFQRCVPKEEGKKLLEEIHAGACDHHAAPRTIAAKAFRHNFFWPHAMRDAEEIV